Proteins encoded in a region of the Phoenix dactylifera cultivar Barhee BC4 chromosome 3, palm_55x_up_171113_PBpolish2nd_filt_p, whole genome shotgun sequence genome:
- the LOC103709109 gene encoding NAC domain-containing protein 68-like, translated as MTMGSRKRDAEAELNLPPGFRFHPTDEELVVHYLCKKVACQRLPVPIIAEVDLYKYHPWELPEKALFGQKEWYFFTPRDRKYPNGSRPNRAAGEGYWKATGADKPVTPKGGHRPLGIKKALVFYSGKAPRGVKTDWIMHEYRLADANRAASKKGTLRLDDWVLCRLYNKKNTWEKMQQQKEAASFGETMDSVDDTGSDSFRTPESDIDNDVVFPDFDDMARVGAYPPQAFNGMQGVRVNNTTGYRPAIEQRPKEENEWFTDLNLDDLHSSYMAFGSTPALDMSNHDYYFSNLPQLRSNQSDLLPF; from the exons ATGACAATGGGGAGTAGGAAAAGAGATGCTGAGGCTGAACTCAACCTGCCGCCGGGATTCCGGTTCCACCCGACCGACGAGGAGCTCGTCGTCCATTATCTCTGCAAGAAGGTGGCCTGCCAGCGCCTGCCCGTGCCCATCATCGCCGAGGTCGATCTCTACAAATATCACCCATGGGAGCTGCCAG AGAAAGCGTTGTTCGGGCAAAAAGAGTGGTATTTCTTCACCCCTCGTGATCGAAAGTACCCGAATGGCTCCAGGCCTAACAGGGCCGCCGGGGAGGGATACTGGAAGGCGACCGGGGCTGATAAGCCCGTGACCCCGAAGGGGGGCCATAGGCCTCTTGGGATCAAGAAAGCATTGGTGTTCTACTCTGGGAAGGCACCAAGAGGAGTGAAGACAGATTGGATCATGCATGAGTACAGGCTTGCCGACGCAAACcgagccgccagcaagaagggAACCCTAAGA CTTGATGATTGGGTTCTTTGCCGGCTGTACAACAAGAAGAACACCTGGGAGAAGATGCAGCAGCAAAAGGAGGCGGCATCATTTGGAGAGACGATGGATTCTGTAGATGACACAGGATCAGACAGCTTCAGAACACCCGAATCGGACATAGATAACGATGTCGTGTTCCCGGACTTTGATGATATGGCTCGCGTTGGAGCTTACCCACCTCAAGCTTTCAATGGAATGCAAGGAGTACGAGTCAACAACACAACTGGGTATCGGCCAGCAATAGAGCAGCGTCCGAAAGAGGAGAATGAGTGGTTCACGGACCTGAATCTGGATGACCTCCACAGTTCATACATGGCTTTTGGTTCAACACCTGCTCTCGATATGTCGAACCATGATTACTACTTCTCAAACCTTCCACAGCTGAGATCAAACCAGAGTGACTTGCTACCCTTCTAA